Part of the Erwinia amylovora genome is shown below.
CGGCTACGACCAGTCGCTGGTGGACTTTCAACGCATGGTGAAAGAGATGGGCGGCAGCGATGCGGTCTACAGCAAGCGCGGTATCTATGACAACAACCAGCATATTACCGGCACCATGATCATGGGCAGTAATGCCCACGACTCAGTGGTGGACGGGCACTGCCGCACCCACGATCACCCTAATCTGTTTATCGCCGGCACGGGTATTATGCCTTCCGCCTCGACGGTGAACTCAACCCTGACCGGAACGGCGCTGGCGCTGCGCATGGCCGATAGCGTACTGGCGAGCCTGTAAGGAGTTCGGATGAAAGGCTTCATATTACAGGTTTCCCTGGCATGCATCCTTGTGCAGAGCGGCTTTGTGCCGGCAGCGCAGAATAGCGACATCATCAGGCGTGGTGAATATCTGGCCCGTGCCGGGGATTGTACCGCCTGCCACACCGCCACCAACGGCCCGCTGTTTGGCGGCGGATTTGCGGTCAGCACCCCGTTTGGCCAGATCTGGGCGCCAAATATTTCATCTGATAAACAGTTCGGCATCGGTAGCTGGAGCGACGACCAGTTTGTGGCGGCAGTGCGCGACGGGATCAATAGAAACGGCGAGCAACTCTATCCGGCAATGCCTTACGACTCTTTCACCAAAATAAAGCGTGCGGATGTGCTGGCGATAAAAGCCTATATTGTGTCGTTACCGGGCGTACATCAGCCGTCACCGCAGACCAGCCTGCCGTTTCCGTTTAATCAGCGCTGGGGGCTGCGCTTCTGGAAGTGGATCAACTTCGACAGCGGCGAGCTGCGGGAGGATCCGTTGCAAAGCTCCGCATGGAACAACGGGCGCTATCTGGTTGAAGCCCTGGCTCATTGCGGCACCTGCCATACGCCGCGCAATATCACGCTGGGGATGGATAATGATAATGCCCTGGCCGGCGGTGACCTTGGCGGTTGGGCCGCCTTTAATATCACTCCGCACCAGCAGGCGGGCATCGGCAGCTGGAGCCAGCAACAGCTGGTGACCTATCTGAAAACCGGCTTTGTGGTCGAAAAGGCCAGCGCTTCTGGATCGATGGCCGAAGCGATTGAGCACAGTCTGCAATATCTCCACGATAGCGACCTTAACGATATTGCCATCTACCTGAAGAGCGTGCCAGCGCGCGGAAATAGCGCTCAAATTCGTGACCGCAGCGTCTGGGGGCGTCCTTCGAACGTTTTAAGCGCGCTGCGTGGCGCTGATGAAGAAACATGGCGGACACAGCCGGGCGCGCGGGTATTTGCCGGTAATTGTGCCAGTTGCCACGCAGCAGACGGTTCCGGTTCCGGCAAGGGCCTGCATGCTTACCCGTCGCTGTTTCACCACACCACCACCGGAGCGGAGGATGCACGCAATCTGGTATCGGTGGTGCTAAACGGCGTGCATCGCCATATGCAGCAGGGTGAGATCTTTATGCCAGCCTTTGCTGCCGAACTGGATGACCAGCAGGTGGCCGATGTCAGTAATTTCGTTATCCGGCAGTTTGGCAACCCGGCTGCGGCTGGAGTAACGGCGAAGCAGGTGAAAGCGCTGCGTAAGGATGCAAAGCTGGCATCGCCACCCGTTTATATGCAGGGTGACACGCCATAAATTGGCTTTGGATAAAGATCGAACGGCGGGCAGGCAGCGCGTTGCGCTTCAGGTCGCTATCGCTGATTTTATTAACGCCTGACTGAAACAGGGTTGAAAAATCTGTTCCCATAAGGGGAGTCTGATAGCATCAAAGATAAAAAAAGCCCCCAGCCGCGATGGTTGAGGGCGTGATTAATATGCCTGAGATCGCTGGCGGGTTAACCGTTATGCGCGGATTTACAGTGATTAATTTGCCCCCAGTGCAAAATGTTGCTCAAATAAACAGTAAGTGATGCTTATAAACGCATTGGCTTTAGATTGAGGAAAGTTGCGCAAATAAAAATCACTTTGCCATCTTAGTCAGCATGTTGCTTGCCATAAATAGCCTGTAAAGAACCATTTTCCAGCGCTTCTGAGTAATGCTTACGACATACAGAAACATAACGCTCATTACCGCCTATTTGTACCTGTTCACCTTCTTTAAAAGGCTTCCCCCCCGCGTCAATGCGCAACACCATGCTGGCTTTTCTGCCGCAGTGACAGATAGTTTTTAATTCTACCAGCTTATCCGACCAGGCTAATAAATACTGACTACCCGTAAATAACTCACCGCGAAAATCCGTGCGCAACCCATAACAGAGTACAGGTATATCTAACATATCAACAACTTCAGATAATGATTTAACCTGTTCACGCGTCAGAAACTGGCTTTCATCCACCAGTACGCAGTGCACTGGTTCCCGGTGATGCTCGGCGCTTATCTCTGCAAACAGTGACGTACTGTTATTATACAACTTAGCAGGAGATGAAAGACCGATGCGAGAACTGACTTTTGCCACGCCGAAACGATTATCTAACTCGGCGGTATACACCAGGGTTCTCATCCCACGTTCATGGTAATTATAGGAAGATTGTAACAAAGCTGTCGATTTTCCGGCATTCATCGCCGAGTAATAGAAATAAAGCTGCGCCATCAGCCCTTACTCCGAGGTCGTTAATGATGGCTCAGTATATCATAAACCGCGTAAAGCACCGGCCGCACGGGCAAAACCAGGGGGCCAGAGGAAAGTGTATCAGTTATAACGGGAAAAGTTTTTACTAATAATAAGTGCCATCCTCCCCCTGCTGGCAGGGAAACTCTGTCTGAAATGACGTTATTTAACTGACCCTGCTATTTTCGCCCCACCTTTTTACCTGGTGGGTAACCGATTATTAGCTACAACGTGTTTCTGACGAAATTAACTATTGCAGTTCCTAAGCACCGACACTATTATTAGGCAGAATCATCCCTATCAATATAATCTTGAGAATTGGACTATGAGCGAAGCACTTAAAATTCTGAACAATATCCGCACACTTCGTGCCCAGGCAAGAGAATGTACTCTGGAAACTCTTGAAGAGATGCTGGAAAAACTCGAAGTTGTGGTAAATGAACGCCGTGAAGAAGAAAGTCAGGCACAGGCAGAAGTTGAAGAGCGTGCACGTAAACTTCAGCAATACCGCGATATGCTGATTGCAGATGGCATTGACCCTAATGAACTCCTTTCCACACTGGCTGCGGCCAAGACTCCTGGTAAAGCTAAACGCGCTGCTCGTCCGGCCAAGTATTCTTATGTCGACGAGAATGGCGAAAATAAAACCTGGACTGGCCAGGGCCGTACTCCGGCGGTAATCAAACAGGCTATCGAAGAGCAAGGCAAGAAGCTCGAAGACTTTCTGCTGTAATTTAACTCAAAGTCCCGTTCTGGCGGTGGAATAATCGGCCGCTTTTTTGCAGTTGCTTTGTCGTTGCCACCAGGTAAAAAAAAGGAAGCCGCAATCGGGCTTCCTTTTTTTTCAGGCCATCAGTCTGCCTTACTTGTGATAAAACTCTTTATACCAGGACACAAAGCGCGCAACCCCCTCTTTCACTGAAGTTTGCGGTTTGAAACCAATGGCCTTATACAAGGCACTGATATCCGCGCTGGTGTCGACGACGTCACCAGGCTGCATCTGCAACATGTTCTTATCCGCTACCGTGCCCAGTGCGCTCTCCAGCGCCCCAATATAGTCCATCAAGGTGACGGGCTGGCTGTTGCCAATATTGTAAACCCGGTAAGGGGCCGAACTGGTAGCAGGGCTACCTGCTTCTACCGTCCAGTCTTTGTCCGCCTGCGGGATCACCTCCTGCAGGCGGAAAACAGATTCAACAATGTCGTCGATATAGGTGAAATCGCGCCGCATCTGGCCATGGTTATAAACGTCGATTTTTTCGCCGGCAATTATTGCGCGGGTAAATTTAAATAATGCCATATCCGGACGTCCCCACGGACCGTAAACGGTGAAGAAGCGCAGTCCGCTAGTCGGGATGCCATACAGATGAGAATAGGTATGGGACATCAGCTCATTGGCTTTTTTGGTAGCAGCATACAGGGAAACCGGGTGATCGACTGAATCATCGGTAGAAAATGGCATTTTGCGGTTAAGCCCGTATACCGAGCTTGAAGAGGCGTATAACAGGTGTTCCACCTGATTATGGCGGCACCCTTCCAGAATATTAAGATGACCCACCAGATTGGCATCTGCATATGCCAGAGGGTTTTCCAGTGAATAACGCACTCCTGCCTGTGCGGCAAGATGGATTACCCGCTGAAAGCGATGGCAGCGAAATAATTCTGCCATACCTTCCCGGTCGGCAAGATCGCCCTTAATAAAGGTAAAACTGGCGTGATGAGAAATAAGCGCCAGGCGGGCCGTTTTGAGATTCACATCGTAATAGTCATTCAGGTTGTCAAGGCCGACAACCTGGTGACCGGCGTTAAGCAGGCGTTGCGCCACATGGAAGCCAATGAAGCCCGCTGCGCCGGTGACCAGATATTTCATAGTGCCCTCGTTAATTATGCAATGTTGAGAGATGCTC
Proteins encoded:
- a CDS encoding cytochrome c, encoding MKGFILQVSLACILVQSGFVPAAQNSDIIRRGEYLARAGDCTACHTATNGPLFGGGFAVSTPFGQIWAPNISSDKQFGIGSWSDDQFVAAVRDGINRNGEQLYPAMPYDSFTKIKRADVLAIKAYIVSLPGVHQPSPQTSLPFPFNQRWGLRFWKWINFDSGELREDPLQSSAWNNGRYLVEALAHCGTCHTPRNITLGMDNDNALAGGDLGGWAAFNITPHQQAGIGSWSQQQLVTYLKTGFVVEKASASGSMAEAIEHSLQYLHDSDLNDIAIYLKSVPARGNSAQIRDRSVWGRPSNVLSALRGADEETWRTQPGARVFAGNCASCHAADGSGSGKGLHAYPSLFHHTTTGAEDARNLVSVVLNGVHRHMQQGEIFMPAFAAELDDQQVADVSNFVIRQFGNPAAAGVTAKQVKALRKDAKLASPPVYMQGDTP
- the tdk gene encoding thymidine kinase; this encodes MAQLYFYYSAMNAGKSTALLQSSYNYHERGMRTLVYTAELDNRFGVAKVSSRIGLSSPAKLYNNSTSLFAEISAEHHREPVHCVLVDESQFLTREQVKSLSEVVDMLDIPVLCYGLRTDFRGELFTGSQYLLAWSDKLVELKTICHCGRKASMVLRIDAGGKPFKEGEQVQIGGNERYVSVCRKHYSEALENGSLQAIYGKQHAD
- the hns gene encoding histone-like nucleoid-structuring protein H-NS, encoding MSEALKILNNIRTLRAQARECTLETLEEMLEKLEVVVNERREEESQAQAEVEERARKLQQYRDMLIADGIDPNELLSTLAAAKTPGKAKRAARPAKYSYVDENGENKTWTGQGRTPAVIKQAIEEQGKKLEDFLL
- a CDS encoding NAD-dependent epimerase, with the translated sequence MKYLVTGAAGFIGFHVAQRLLNAGHQVVGLDNLNDYYDVNLKTARLALISHHASFTFIKGDLADREGMAELFRCHRFQRVIHLAAQAGVRYSLENPLAYADANLVGHLNILEGCRHNQVEHLLYASSSSVYGLNRKMPFSTDDSVDHPVSLYAATKKANELMSHTYSHLYGIPTSGLRFFTVYGPWGRPDMALFKFTRAIIAGEKIDVYNHGQMRRDFTYIDDIVESVFRLQEVIPQADKDWTVEAGSPATSSAPYRVYNIGNSQPVTLMDYIGALESALGTVADKNMLQMQPGDVVDTSADISALYKAIGFKPQTSVKEGVARFVSWYKEFYHK